The region CTTCTCGCCGGTCTTGATGAACAGCGGCGCCTGAACCGTGATGCCGGTTTCCAGGATGATGGTCTTCTGCACGTTGTTGGCGGAATCACCACGAACGCCTTCGGGCGCGTCGCTCACCTTCAGCACCACACTGGAGGGGAGTTCGATCGACACCGCCTTGTCCTCCACAAACGTCATTGTGACGGACGCATTTTCCACCAGAAAATTTTTGGCATCACCGACAATTTCCGGTGTGACCGTGACGGTTTCATAAGTAGCCGGGTCGGAAAAGACGTAGTCCTCCCCATCCTTGTAGCTGAATTCCATCTTGCGCACAATCATCGGCACGACCTCGATTTTCTCGGTCGAGCTGAAGCGCACGTCGGATGATTTGCCGGTGCGAATGCTGCGGATGGATGCCTGCACGAAGGCGCGGAGGTTGCCGGGTGTGCGGTGTTGACTGTCCAGAACGACGGCGATGTCGCCATTGTAATTGATCGCCATGCCTTTGCGTAGATCGTTTGCGGTTGCCATAAAATTTCGATTTATTTGCCCACTGTCCTCCGTTTTCCAGGACAGCGGAACGTGGAAAGTAGCCATTGCAGCGGCTAGTTGGCAAGTCCTGAGTTTTGAAAACAGAGACGCCGAATAGAAACCCAGGATTACGGCGGAAAAATCTGTTTCTTAATTGTCCCCCGGCTTCTATGCTGACGGCCAGATCCTATGCGCAACTTGACCAATCGCCGAACTTTTCTGAAGCAATCCCTGCGCAACAGCCTGATGCTGGCGGGGGTTGGTTTGTCGGGCTTGAATCCGGCTGTCGCCATCGAACCGTTCAACCGCCGCGGTTCGGCGCGGCTGTTGCCCGGTCTGGCCGCCTATTCGTTTCGCGATTACTTCGTTGATGTGAGTCATGCCCGTGACAAGAACATCGATTTGGCCAAACGCATCACGCTGTTT is a window of Verrucomicrobiota bacterium DNA encoding:
- the efp gene encoding elongation factor P; amino-acid sequence: MATANDLRKGMAINYNGDIAVVLDSQHRTPGNLRAFVQASIRSIRTGKSSDVRFSSTEKIEVVPMIVRKMEFSYKDGEDYVFSDPATYETVTVTPEIVGDAKNFLVENASVTMTFVEDKAVSIELPSSVVLKVSDAPEGVRGDSANNVQKTIILETGITVQAPLFIKTGEKIKVDTRTGKYMERA